The Podospora pseudopauciseta strain CBS 411.78 chromosome 2 map unlocalized CBS411.78m_2, whole genome shotgun sequence genome has a window encoding:
- a CDS encoding uncharacterized protein (COG:S; EggNog:ENOG503NYQ1) → MASSEVDQKFLGKAAKAVEHENPLLASVLYKILGLSINLSHQLVKAKKQRRPDGTPTSAQLDLSFHIIWLSREGLVLLEQYVVPMVGAYTELKVLAYKLRASFYHIFVLFHNTPPVSSMGVNTPDPQNTPQSRLDKGKGVATDDGSAPSSAKPSRNFEGGPVGPPPGFGPESPSAFLLKPGDYLPIAHQYFKEAAELADKILWGSHSLRLSVKTEYAAFLYECVHDFEGSRKLAKETVAQVYDATEGIDNDMFNDACELVTVLGKMMKRGLNSSNKNPASSTGSQPPARTEQGEPSAPPGMI, encoded by the coding sequence ATGGCGTCCTCCGAAGTTGATCAAAAGTTTCTCGGCAAGGCCGCCAAGGCCGTCGAGCACGAAAACCCCCTGCTTGCTTCCGTCCTGTACAAGATCCTGGGACTCTCCATCAACCTTTCACATCAGCttgtcaaggccaagaaaCAACGACGACCGGATGGAACCCCCACATCAGCCCAACTGGATCTGTCATTTCACATAATATGGCTCTCTCGAGAAGGATTGGTGTTGCTGGAGCAGTATGTGGTGCCCATGGTGGGGGCCTATACCGAACTCAAGGTGCTCGCATACAAGCTGCGTGCTTCCTTCTACCACATTTTCGTCCTATTCCACAACACGCCCCCGGTATCTTCGATGGGCGTCAACACACCCGACCCCCAGAATACACCACAATCACGACtggacaagggcaagggagtCGCGACGGATGACGGCAGTGCTCCATCAAGCGCAAAACCAAGCCGAAATTTTGAAGGAGGACCGGTTGGGCCACCACCAGGCTTTGGTCCTGAGTCACCATCAGCGTTCCTTCTCAAGCCCGGCGATTATTTACCAATAGCCCATCAGTACTTCAAGGAGGCTGCCGAACTTGCCGACAAGATCTTGTGGGGCTCACATTCATTACGCCTGTCGGTCAAGACAGAGTATGCTGCCTTTTTATACGAATGTGTCCACGATTTCGAAGGAAGTCGAAAATTGGCCAAGGAGACAGTCGCCCAGGTCTATGACGCCACGGAAGGAATCGACAACGACATGTTCAACGATGCCTGTGAACTAGTGACCGTTttggggaagatgatgaaacGAGGGCTTAATTCGAGCAACAAGAACCCAGCATCAAGCACGGGCTCGCAGCCGCCAGCGAGGACAGAGCAGGGAGAGCCAAGCGCGCCACCAGGGATGATATAA